A segment of the Thermodesulfobacteriota bacterium genome:
AAGTTGATTATTACAGTTACTATAAAAGCGCCGTAGGCCATTATAGATGGCGATAAGAAGTTTCCATCACCAGCGCCTATATAATTGCCCAGAAAACTGCTGTATGGCTTTAGGGTTTCTTCGTGGTTACCTGTTATATCAACAATGTCTGGACTACTTCCCAAAAGAAAGTGAAGTGAATACCCAAGTGTCCATGATTCAATATAGACGTAATAAATAACTACCACTAGAGGCACCCAAATACCCAGAACACCCAAAAATCGAGATACCGGACTCTTCCAAAACAGGTTAAAAATAGCAGGCGCAGTCCCGTGCCCCCTTGCTCCTCCAAATCGACCGATTGACCATTCTGTCCACATAAGAGGTATACCGATTAGAAAAAAAGCAATAATATATGGAACCATAAAGGCCCCGCCGCCGTTTTCCGCTGCCTGCACAGGGAATCTTAAAAAATTACCAAGTCCAATAGCTCCACCGGCAACTGCAAGTATAAGCCCGGTTCTTGATTTCCAGGATTCTCTTTTCTTTGGTGATTTATTTTCCATTGGACAAATCCCTGAATTAAGTACCTTATTTTAAGTAATTTATATTTTTAAGCAAGATCGATAATGGCCGTGAAATAGCATATAAACAATAGTAATGATTATCATATCAACAAATCGCCCTTGACAAACAATTTTATATACTTATCTTAATACACCTTCGGTTTTGAGATAATAAACCGAAGAATTACTTGCGGGGGAGACAAAATTTAGAAATGCATCCCTCATAAATAAGATTTTTATGAGTAATTAGAGCAGGTTGTGATAGCACTAAGTATATTCACATTAACAATACTAAGGAGACTCTAATACTACGATGGCTACTGCAAAAAAAGCTACCAAGAAAAAAAGCACGAAAAAGACAAGAAAAACATGGCGTGATGATATTAAAGTCATGCTGCTGCAAATGAGGAAAGAACTCCTTCAAGAAGTGTCTCAGTCAATGAAGGCAGAGTCTGATCATCTAAAACATGATATAGGCGACTTTTATGATCATGCCTCAAGTGACAGAGATAGAGAGCTAGCTCTTATGCTTGCAGACAGGGAGAGGGAAAAACTCACCTACGTTGACGATGCTCTAAAAAGACTAGAGAATGGCACCTATGGGATTTGCGAGGCCTGTGATGAAGATATAGACAAAGAACGGCTTATGGCTATGCCTTTCACCAAACTATGTCTTGAATGTCAGGAAGACCTTGAAAGGGGTTAATCCGACTTAATTAATTCAGACAATCCAACGATATAAGGCTCTTTCACGGCTTTCGTTTCCGTGATAATAGAGCTGACATTAGCATTAGGTGTTATGTCAAACGCAGGATTATATACATTCACATCAGGAGCAATCTTTTTGCCCTGAACGTGTGTTACTTCGTCTGTGCTCCGCTCCTCAATTGGAATTGATGCACCGTCTGGACATTCAAAATCTATAGTCGAAATTGGAGCTGCAACATAGAAAGGTATCCCATGAGACTTGGCCAGCACTGAAATGGAGTAGGTTCCGATCTTGTTTGCAACGTCGCCGTTTTTTGCAATTCTATCAGCCCCTACAACCACCGCGTCTACCATGCCTTTACTCATTATGTGGCCAACCATATTATCAGTTATTAAAGAGACCGGAATGCCGTCCTTATCAAGCTCCCATGCCGTAAGTCTGGCTCCTTGGAGAAATGGCCTTGTTTCCGTGGCGATTACTTTTATATTCTTCCCTGCTTCCTCAGCCCCCCTGATTACTCCAAGTGCGGTGCCGTAGCCTGCCGTGGCAAGTGCTCCCGCGTTACAGTGCGTAAGAACTACAGAATTATCAGGGATGAGCTCAGCTCCTACTCTGCCAATACTTCTGCACGTATTTACGTCCTCATCAAGCATCACCATAGCTTCTTTGATGAGACGCTCTTTCATCTGAGCTACATTCTTAGTCTCTCCAGAATTTAGTACACGCAGCATTCTCTTACCTGCCCAAAACAGGTTCACCGCAGTAGGCCTAGTAGCTAGAATAACATCTGTAATCTTATTAACTTCACCAACAAAGCTATCCCAATCCTGGGTATCTACATTATTTGCACCGAGCGCAATACCCATCGCTGCTGCAACACCAATAGCCGGGGCTCCTCTGATTATCATAGTTTTAATAGCTTGTGCAACTTCCTCATAGGTATTAAATTCTAGATATATTTCCTCATTAGGAAGCCTTGTTTGGTCTATCATAACTACTTTATTATCTTTCCAATCTATGGTTTTAAACGAAGACATTCAATTCCCCTTATATATGAACTAATTCAATTTAGAGTTTACTTTAGAGCTGCTTTTTATCAATTGTGAGCAAATTCGAGCGCTACCCAGTCGCCTTCCCTGTGTTCTTTGGTAAGCTTAAGACCAGCTTTATGAAGCCCTCTAACGGCCTCATCTCGCCTTGTATGCGGTATTCCAGATATTACCAAGGTGCCCTGTTGAGCTAATCTTGATTTTAAGTCCTCTTTCATAGCCAATATAGGCTCTATGTATACATTTGCAACGATTAAATCATACTCTCCTTTAACACTAGAGAGATATCCGCAAAAAAACTTAATTTTATCCTCTACATTATTTTTTCTGGCATTTTTTCTTGATTCTGATATTGCAATGGGATCGGTGTCAAAACCTACTACATCTTCTATTCCGAATTTATAAGCACATATGCTTAGTATTGCACTGCCGCATCCTATATCTAAAGCATTTTGTACTTCTCTTTGTGAAACTATCTCTTCTATAGCGCCCACACAGAGTCTGGTTGTCTCATGATGCCCGGTACCAAAAGCAAGTGAAGGGTTAATCTCAACAACTATCTCACCCTCAGATGGGTTATGATCCTCCCATGGAGGCCTTATTATGACTCGATTTCCGGCCCTTATTTTCTTAAGCACACTCTTCCAC
Coding sequences within it:
- the mtnA gene encoding S-methyl-5-thioribose-1-phosphate isomerase, whose product is MSSFKTIDWKDNKVVMIDQTRLPNEEIYLEFNTYEEVAQAIKTMIIRGAPAIGVAAAMGIALGANNVDTQDWDSFVGEVNKITDVILATRPTAVNLFWAGKRMLRVLNSGETKNVAQMKERLIKEAMVMLDEDVNTCRSIGRVGAELIPDNSVVLTHCNAGALATAGYGTALGVIRGAEEAGKNIKVIATETRPFLQGARLTAWELDKDGIPVSLITDNMVGHIMSKGMVDAVVVGADRIAKNGDVANKIGTYSISVLAKSHGIPFYVAAPISTIDFECPDGASIPIEERSTDEVTHVQGKKIAPDVNVYNPAFDITPNANVSSIITETKAVKEPYIVGLSELIKSD
- a CDS encoding 50S ribosomal protein L11 methyltransferase, with amino-acid sequence MKTVDLKSEGLFKLSQIKIEVSQAAAGLVSDYLLGLGSLGVAEDIQKNGTYQVSAYFPMEIDIADVVSNLEQYSKVLKDSLPDVQIGSFTAEHIDQSSWQVWKSVLKKIRAGNRVIIRPPWEDHNPSEGEIVVEINPSLAFGTGHHETTRLCVGAIEEIVSQREVQNALDIGCGSAILSICAYKFGIEDVVGFDTDPIAISESRKNARKNNVEDKIKFFCGYLSSVKGEYDLIVANVYIEPILAMKEDLKSRLAQQGTLVISGIPHTRRDEAVRGLHKAGLKLTKEHREGDWVALEFAHN
- a CDS encoding TraR/DksA family transcriptional regulator yields the protein MATAKKATKKKSTKKTRKTWRDDIKVMLLQMRKELLQEVSQSMKAESDHLKHDIGDFYDHASSDRDRELALMLADREREKLTYVDDALKRLENGTYGICEACDEDIDKERLMAMPFTKLCLECQEDLERG
- a CDS encoding sodium:calcium symporter, coding for MENKSPKKRESWKSRTGLILAVAGGAIGLGNFLRFPVQAAENGGGAFMVPYIIAFFLIGIPLMWTEWSIGRFGGARGHGTAPAIFNLFWKSPVSRFLGVLGIWVPLVVVIYYVYIESWTLGYSLHFLLGSSPDIVDITGNHEETLKPYSSFLGNYIGAGDGNFLSPSIMAYGAFIVTVIINLVILLRGVSRGIEAFAKIALPALFVMALILFVRVLTLETPNGTALEGLNFLWSPDFSALMSPGVWVAA